GATTAATTAAGTGCATGTATTGATGCGATTCAAACAGATTGGTTTTTAATAGCTTTTTAGCTCGACCTACACTGACATTAAAAGGCAGTGTTGCTATTTTTCTGTCAGCCCAGTGACCAACTTCTTCATCGTCATATTGTTTTGCATCGTCGTATAAGTCCAACTCATCACGGCTGATAAGTTGTAATGCAAGGCTGAAAATATCGTCAGGCAGAGATTCTGCCCACTCGATTAACGATAAGTTATCCAGTTTTGCTAAGGTGAAGTTTAATTCGGCTTCTGACAATTCCTCAAGGATTGCTACACGAGCATCAGCGCGCATTTCCGTTAATACTTCAATGTGCATTTCTAGTGGCAAGTGACGCCATAATTGCACACGGTCATCAACTGGGAAAGCTTCTAAAATACGAGCCACAGAACCTGTATCTAAGCCGTTTTCTACAAATTCACTCAATAAGCTTATTTGTTGCTGTTGGTCGTCGGCATTGAATAAGGTTTCAATTTGGAATGATAAATCTTGATGTTCGTTCAATGTCGTACTCCGTGGATGGAAGTAAGATTAAAAAGATAATAATTATAGTAACGAGGAAAAGGCAATTAAACCACTTAATACAGTGATTTATTATAGAAATAGATAAAATAAAAGGGCTTGTGTAAGCCCTTATCGTAAATCGAAAAATCGCTTTTTAAACGCTAGAGGTAACCATTTTCGGTTTTATGTTGGTAATTTGCTCAATAAGCTCTGCTTTTTCGCTTTTTTCTTGCCACACTAAGTACAGCTCTTGCTCCATAATTGGCGCGCCTTCCACAACATACAGTTCTTTATTATCAACGCTTTGGTTAATAACTGGGGCAGGCAAGTAACCAATACTTGAATGTGACATTAAATAATCAAGCGCCATTTTTGATGAATGGGTATGCAAAATGGGTGTTTTTTGCAGTTCAGCAATTTTACTATGCTGAATCGCAAATCGAGCTCCCCAATCTAAATACACTAATGGCATAGATTGAATGGCTTCCATTGTACTGTTTGGAGTACTAGAGACGAGTTGCAGTTGATAATCACGAATTTTAAATACACGAATACCATCAATTTTGGGTGGTTCACTGGTAATAAAAAGGTCCACACTCTTTTCTAATAGTGCTTTTGCCAGTTCTTGACGAGGTATGGATTCTAGGCGTAATGCCAAACCAGAGATTGTGTCATAGATCCCATTTATCCAATCTGATATTCCATCAAATTCCCAGATTAGTGCACTGGCACCAATGGTTATTTGCGAATTATAATCTTCAGTCAGTGCAACGTCTTGTTTTGCTCTTCCCCATGTTTGTAAAATCGCTTCGGCATAAGGAAGTAAGCGCTCACCAGCAGCAGTTAGCTGTACATTATGGCGTTGGCGCGTAAATAATGGGTTTCCAAGCTGTGATTCAAGCTGTCGAACACGGAAACTCACGGCTGATTGTGTGAGAAATAAATGCTCTGCAGCACGCCCAAAGTGGCGCGTTTTTGTGACTTCTAAGAAGGTTTTAAGCAGATCAGTATCCAAAGTTATCATCTCTTTGATGGTGGTAACCGCCACAATAAAATATTTTGATTGAAATCGCTAATATTTTTCGTTGTACAATGTGACTGCACTGAATTACATATACGTTTTTTGTGGTCACGAAGAAGCATCAATGCGAACTCTTACTAAATTTTACGATGACAAAAACTTCAAACGAGGTTTTAGTCGCAGTGGTTTCACAATCCGCGAAGCGTTGATTTTAGAAACCTATGGTCGAACAATGCAGTCTCTATTAAACGGTACGTTGGCTCCTGAATCAGAAGCAGAAATACGATTTGTTGAGCAAATACAGCATCTACCTGCTGAGACTTCAGAATTTGCGCAATGTTGGTTGAAGTATCAAAATAAAATTAACTTTAAGCCAAGATTTCATACATTATGTGGAACACAGCGTTCATCAGACAATTCAGATGATGACGATAGTGGCTCTGCTGATGATGATACAGAATAATACCGATTGTATTGGTAGCCGTAATTTTAAAAGCCCGTTTATTTAATATAGACGGGCTTTTTGTTTGTTATGAATAAAAATTTTTATAAATAGGGTTGTAGCTCTTTTGCCATAAACTCCGCTATCCAAGGTTGAGCTTCAGGCTTTGGGTGTAATCCATCTTTCATCATCCATTCTGGCTTTACGATTACTTGTTCTAAGAAAAAAGGTAATAGGGGGATGGCGTGTTTTTCACTTAATTTAGGGTAAAGTGATCCAAATGCTTGGCTGTATCGTTTTCCATAGTTAGGTGGTACTTGAATTTGCATCAATAATGGTTGTGCATTATTTGCCTTAATTTGAGCGAATATCTCTTCTAAATTGGCATTGATTTTTTGTGGTGGAAATCCACGGAGTCCATCATTGGCTCCTAACTCAATAAGTACATAATTAGGTTTATGTTGTTTTAATAGATTAGGTAATCGATCTAATCCATTGCCTGTTGTATCACCTGAAATACTGCCATTTATAACCGTGGTTGGCTTACCTAAAGCATTAAGTTGCTCTGGTAATAATGAAGGCCAACTTTGTTCTATTGGCATGTTATATCCCGCACTTAAGCTGTCACCAAGAATCAGTAAGGTTTGGCTATAAGCGGTTTTTACAGCAAGAAATTGGCTGCTAATAAGTATCAGAGTAAGAGTCAGTAATTTACGCATGAGTAACCTTAACAATAGTGGATAACAATAGAATAGCAGAAAGCGTAAATCTGCCTATATAAATTGGTTAAAGAAGTGTAAATGAAATTGCTGATTAATAAGAACTTATGTATACAATACGTATAACAGCATAAAAATAATATCAAAAGGAAAGGATAATGACGATTGCCATAAAAGTGAGTTCAGTTGGAAAGTCTGTGATTTCTAACGAGGCAGAATTAACCATTTTAAAAGACGTTTCTTTTGAGGTGCAATCTGGTCAAAGTGTTGCGATTGTTGGCACGTCAGGTGCAGGTAAATCAACATTAATGACTTTGCTTGCAGGGTTGGACACCCCCTCTACTGGTGATATTGAATTATTAGGGAAAAGCCTATCTCAAATGGATGATGAGGCCCGAGCTCAGATCCGTAGTGAATCTATTGGTTTTGTATTTCAAAGTTTCTTACTTATCCCATCATTGACAGCGCTTGAGAATGTCACTTTGCCGGCTATTTTACGTGGGGAAGGTGAAGACATTAAAAA
The window above is part of the Aliivibrio fischeri ATCC 7744 = JCM 18803 = DSM 507 genome. Proteins encoded here:
- a CDS encoding DUF413 domain-containing protein — protein: MRTLTKFYDDKNFKRGFSRSGFTIREALILETYGRTMQSLLNGTLAPESEAEIRFVEQIQHLPAETSEFAQCWLKYQNKINFKPRFHTLCGTQRSSDNSDDDDSGSADDDTE
- the tesA gene encoding multifunctional acyl-CoA thioesterase I/protease I/lysophospholipase L1; this encodes MRKLLTLTLILISSQFLAVKTAYSQTLLILGDSLSAGYNMPIEQSWPSLLPEQLNALGKPTTVINGSISGDTTGNGLDRLPNLLKQHKPNYVLIELGANDGLRGFPPQKINANLEEIFAQIKANNAQPLLMQIQVPPNYGKRYSQAFGSLYPKLSEKHAIPLLPFFLEQVIVKPEWMMKDGLHPKPEAQPWIAEFMAKELQPYL
- the hdfR gene encoding HTH-type transcriptional regulator HdfR; translation: MDTDLLKTFLEVTKTRHFGRAAEHLFLTQSAVSFRVRQLESQLGNPLFTRQRHNVQLTAAGERLLPYAEAILQTWGRAKQDVALTEDYNSQITIGASALIWEFDGISDWINGIYDTISGLALRLESIPRQELAKALLEKSVDLFITSEPPKIDGIRVFKIRDYQLQLVSSTPNSTMEAIQSMPLVYLDWGARFAIQHSKIAELQKTPILHTHSSKMALDYLMSHSSIGYLPAPVINQSVDNKELYVVEGAPIMEQELYLVWQEKSEKAELIEQITNIKPKMVTSSV
- a CDS encoding ABC transporter ATP-binding protein; translated protein: MTIAIKVSSVGKSVISNEAELTILKDVSFEVQSGQSVAIVGTSGAGKSTLMTLLAGLDTPSTGDIELLGKSLSQMDDEARAQIRSESIGFVFQSFLLIPSLTALENVTLPAILRGEGEDIKKAKQLLDSVGLSGRETHLPSQLSGGEQQRVALARAFMTQPKILFADEPTGNLDQHTAEHIIELLFEMNQKHGTTLVLITHDPKLAEKCGRTLTIDAGQIREEVK